A genomic region of Eucalyptus grandis isolate ANBG69807.140 chromosome 5, ASM1654582v1, whole genome shotgun sequence contains the following coding sequences:
- the LOC104443821 gene encoding aquaporin PIP1-2 has product MEGKEEDVREGANKFPDRQPIGTSAQTDKDYKEPPPAPLFEPGELASWSFYRAGIAEFVATFLFLYITILTVMGFANNQNKCKTVGVQGIAWAFGGMIFALVYCTAGISGGHINPAVTFGLFLAKKLSLTRAVFYMVMQCLGAICGAGVVKGFMGHTQYELLNGGANYVHHGYTKGDGLGAEIVGTFVLVYTVFSATDAKRNARDSHVPILAPLPIGFAVFLVHLATIPITGTGINPARSLGAAIIFDKDFAWDDQWIFWVGPFIGAALAALYHQIIIRAIPFKARA; this is encoded by the exons atggaGGGCAAAGAAGAGGACGTGAGAGAGGGAGCCAACAAGTTCCCGGATAGGCAGCCCATCGGGACGTCCGCGCAGACGGACAAGGACTACAAGGAGCCACCCCCGGCGCCGTTGTTCGAGCCAGGGGAGCTCGCGTCATGGTCCTTCTACAGGGCTGGGATTGCGGAGTTCGTGGCCACCTTCTTGTTCCTCTACATCACCATCCTCACCGTCATGGGCTTCGCCAACAACCAAAACAAGTGCAAGACCGTGGGCGTCCAGGGCATTGCCTGGGCCTTCGGGGGCATGATCTTCGCCCTTGTCTACTGCACCGCCGGTATCTCTG GTGGACATATCAACCCAGCAGTGACCTTTGGGCTTTTCCTGGCCAAGAAGCTGTCCCTGACCAGGGCAGTGTTCTACATGGTTATGCAGTGCCTCGGGGCCATCTGTGGTGCTGGGGTGGTGAAAGGCTTCATGGGCCACACTCAATATGAGCTTCTGAATGGTGGCGCCAACTATGTGCACCATGGCTACACCAAGGGTGATGGCCTCGGTGCTGAAATTGTGGGCACTTTTGTCCTGGTTTACACTGTGTTCTCTGCCACTGATGCCAAGAGGAATGCCAGAGACTCTCATGTCCCT ATCTTGGCTCCTCTTCCAATTGGGTTTGCTGTGTTCTTGGTTCACTTGGCCACAATCCCCATCACCGGAACCGGCATTAACCCGGCAAGGAGTCTTGGAGCCGCCATCATCTTCGACAAGGACTTTGCCTGGGACGACCAA TGGATCTTCTGGGTTGGACCATTCATTGGAGCTGCCCTAGCTGCTCTCTACCACCAGATCATCATCAGAGCAATTCCCTTCAAGGCCAGGGCTTGA
- the LOC104443823 gene encoding uncharacterized protein At1g76660 — protein sequence MDRDVRTGNGEARAAAAAAANNNRRNDALETIHAAATAIASAENHRPPHAAVQKRRWGAFWSMYWCFGSQKHRKRIGPAVFLPDTTGSIGDALASHNPVQPTAITLPFVAPPSSPASFLQSEPPSAAQSPAGMFSMTSISASMYSPSGPNPIFAVGPYAHETQLVSPPVFSAFTTEPSTAPVTPPPESLHLTTPSSPEVPFAQLLDPNLRNSGACQGFPFPNYEFQSYQFSPGSPVGHLISPSSGISGSGTSSPFPGCEFTGGLNVLEFQSGEPPKLLNLDKLCTHEWGSRRDSGSLTPDSARTKYVDGYPSDFKVPTHPSVNKRQNGNPTVNSRVSFEIPTEAVRHGDGNLIASAGSVIISANNAAAEREGICSELRDRNEGTSGATASNEQEGVSSGDNEKSQHHRHGSFTSGSSREFNFDNADGRGTHRPDFGSAWWAGETVVEENGNWSFPVIQPGLS from the exons ATGGACCGAGACGTGAGGACCGGGAATGgggaggcgagggccgccgccgccgccgccgccaacaACAACCGCCGCAACGACGCCCTGGAGACCATACACGCCGCCGCGACGGCGATCGCCTCCGCCGAGAACCACCGCCCCCCGCACGCCGCGGTTCAG AAGAGAAGATGGGGTGCCTTTTGGAGCATGTATTGGTGCTTTGGGTCTCAGAAGCACCGGAAGCGTATTGGGCCTGCTGTTTTTCTTCCTGATACAACAGGTTCTATTGGCGATGCTCTGGCTTCTCATAATCCGGTGCAACCGACTGCTATAACCCTTCCATTTGTGGCACCGCCCTCCTCTCCAGCATCATTCCTTCAATCAGAACCTCCTTCCGCTGCCCAATCTCCAGCTGGTATGTTTTCCATGACGTCCATCTCAGCAAGCATGTATTCCCCTAGTGGACCGAACCCCATATTTGCTGTTGGACCTTATGCCCATGAAACCCAGTTAGTATCTCCGCCTGTTTTCTCAGCATTTACAACTGAGCCGTCTACTGCTCCCGTCACTCCCCCTCCCGAGTCTCTGCATCTGACTACACCCTCATCACCAGAGGTGCCGTTTGCCCAGCTGCTTGACCCCAACCTACGGAACTCTGGGGCCTGTCAAGGGTTTCCGTTCCCTAACTATGAATTTCAGTCTTACCAGTTTTCTCCTGGAAGCCCTGTCGGCCACTTGATTTCTCCCAGCTCTGGCATCTCGGGCTCGGGCACTTCATCTCCTTTCCCTGGTTGTGAGTTTACTGGTGGTCTCAATGTCCTAGAGTTCCAATCCGGTGAGCCTCCCAAGCTCTTGAACCTTGATAAGTTGTGCACCCATGAATGGGGATCGAGGCGAGATTCTGGTTCATTGACTCCTGATTCTGCGAGAACCAAATATGTAGATGGATACCCTTCAGATTTCAAGGTCCCGACACATCCATCTGTCAACAAACGCCAAAACGGCAATCCAACAGTCAACAGCAGAGTATCATTCGAGATACCTACAGAGGCTGTGAGACATGGGGACGGCAACCTTATTGCTTCGGCAGGAAGTGTGATCATTTCTGCAAATAATGCAGCTGCTGAAAGAGAGGGTATCTGTTCTGAACTCAGAGACAGGAATGAGGGCACTTCAGGTGCAACAGCCAGTAATGAACAAGAGGGAGTTTCCTCAGGTGACAATGAGAAAAGCCAACATCATAGGCATGGTTCTTTCACATCAGGGTCTTCTAGAGAATTCAATTTCGATAATGCAGATGGGAGAGGCACTCATAGGCCCGACTTTGGCTCGGCTTGGTGGGCAGGCGAAACGGTTGTTGAGGAGAATGGAAACTGGTCCTTCCCAGTGATACAGCCAGGTCTCAGCTAA
- the LOC104443822 gene encoding BTB/POZ domain-containing protein At5g41330: MPPFSCSTPSNGLHPAKMDSNVVTINVGGQIFQTTKQTLALAGPKSILSAAAKSQLAHLGEHFVDRDPELFSVILSLLRTGNLPSKAKAFDLQDVISESQFYGVESLLVNSVSNPSQFDAFNLQKSLVLPLNGRDAPSAIAATPFGSLHVAHGSKITSFDWSLGRKKTILTQFTAVDSLLPISPAVAAAGATDFSGLQILDLENGAVRETLNWENVTRSGSTVQAIGSSGEHLFVSFESGRRNSNSILVYDLQSLSPVTEIGHNEIFGADLDSAIPATKLKWIPSYNLLMASGSHGGPSGVSGNIRFWDIRTGSIVWEVKDKVDCFSDVAVSDNLSAMFKIGVNSGEVFYMDLRNLDDDKSWVCLGDRRKMLNGKKEGVGCKIESHGNQVFCTKKGDIELWSEVLISSQKKSNDSLGERVFRKNLMGRMKDTGGAKITNLAFGGNKMFVTRKDQQSIEVWQSSVRGF; the protein is encoded by the coding sequence ATGCCGCCTTTCTCATGCTCCACGCCGTCGAACGGGTTGCATCCGGCGAAGATGGACTCCAACGTGGTGACCATCAACGTGGGCGGCCAGATCTTCCAGACCACCAAGCagaccctcgccctcgccggccccaaATCGAtcctctccgccgccgccaAGTCCCAATTGGCGCACCTCGGCGAGCATTTCGTCGACCGGGACCCTGAATTGTTCTCCGTCATCCTGTCCCTCCTCCGGACCGGCAACCTGCCATCGAAAGCTAAGGCCTTTGATCTTCAGGACGTGATCTCGGAATCCCAGTTCTATGGGGTCGAGTCCCTTTTGGTCAATTCCGTGTCGAACCCCTCTCAGTTCGACGCCTTCAACCTCCAGAAATCGCTGGTCTTGCCGCTGAACGGCCGCGACGCGCCGTCGGCGATCGCCGCCACGCCTTTCGGGTCCCTCCACGTCGCGCACGGGAGCAAAATTACCTCGTTCGATTGGTCCctggggaggaagaagaccattCTGACTCAATTCACCGCCGTTGACTCGCTGCTGCCCATCTCGCCGGCCGTGGCCGCGGCTGGGGCCACCGACTTTTCGGGTTTGCAAATACTTGATCTTGAGAATGGGGCTGTTAGGGAGACTTTGAATTGGGAGAATGTGACTAGGTCTGGTTCGACTGTGCAAGCGATTGGTTCGTCGGGTGAGCACTTATTTGTTAGCTTTGAATCTGGTCGGAGGAACTCGAATTCGATCTTGGTCTATGACTTGCAGAGCTTAAGCCCAGTCACAGAGATTGGTCATAATGAGATTTTCGGTGCTGATCTTGATTCAGCTATCCCGGCAACGAAATTGAAGTGGATTCCAAGTTATAATCTTTTGATGGCATCTGGATCTCATGGTGGACCATCGGGTGTTTCGGGCAATATCAGATTTTGGGATATAAGGACGGGGAGCATAGTGTGGGAGGTGAAGGATAAAGTTGACTGCTTTTCCGATGTTGCGGTCTCGGATAACCTATCTGCCATGTTTAAAATCGGTGTGAATTCAGGCGAGGTGTTTTATATGGATTTGAGGAACTTGGATGACGACAAGTCTTGGGTTTGTCTTGGAGATAGGAGAAAAATGCTAAATGGAAAGAAGGAAGGAGTTGGGTGTAAAATCGAGAGTCATGGGAATCAGGTCTTTTGTACTAAAAAGGGCGATATAGAGTTGTGGTCGGAGGTGTTGATCAGCTCTCAGAAGAAAAGCAACGACAGTTTAGGAGAGAGGGTATTCAGGAAGAACTTAATGGGAAGAATGAAAGATACGGGAGGAGCTAAGATCACCAACTTGGCTTTTGGAGGGAACAAGATGTTTGTCACCAGGAAGGATCAGCAGTCTATTGAGGTTTGGCAGAGTTCAGTAAGAGGATTTTGA